The Calditrichota bacterium DNA segment TGGGCGGCGAGGCGATCCTGGACTTGCTCAAGCGGGTGGACATCCAGAAGCTCTCTGAGGAGCTCCGTCAGCAGGCGAAGACCGAGACTTCGGTACAACGCCGCATGGAGTGCCTGAAGCGACTCAAGGTCATCGAGGCGTTCCGGCGCAGCGGCCTCAATGGACGCGAAAACAAGCCAGAGTGGATGGTGATGACGGTGATTCCGGTCATCCCGCCGGAGCTGCGTCCGTTGGTGCCGTTGGAGGGTGGTCGCTTCGCCACCTCGGACCTCAACGACCTTTATCGGCGAGTGATCATTCGCAACAACCGCCTCAAGAAGTTGCTGGAGATCAAGGCGCCTGAAGTCATCCTCCGCAACGAGAAGCGCATGCTGCAGGAGGCGGTCGACTCGCTCTTTGACAATAGCCGCAAGGCTTCGGCCGTACGCGGTGACAGCAACCGCGCGCTCAAGTCGCTGTCCGACATGCTGCGCGGCAAGCAAGGCCGGTTCCGCCAGAACCTGTTGGGCAAGCGCATCGACTACTCGGGCCGCTCCGTCATCGTTGTTGGTCCGGAGCTGAAGCTGCACGAATGTGGACTGCCCAAGGAGATGGCGCTGGAGCTCTTCAAGCCGTTCATCATCCGCAAGCTCATCGAGCGGGGGATGGTGAAGACGGTCAAGAGCGCCAAGAAGGTGGTCGACCGGCGGGGCGCCGAAGTGTGGGCCATCCTGGAGGAGATTATCCAGGATCACCCGGTGATGCTCAACCGCGCCCCCACGCTGCATCGGCTGGGCATTCAGGCCTTTCAGCCGCTGCTCATCGAGGGCAAGGCCATCCAGATTCACCCCTTGGTCTGCGCGGCCTTCAACGCGGACTTTGACGGGGACCAGATGGCGGTGCACGTGCCGCTGTCCTACTACGCGCAGATCGAGGCCAAGCTCTTGATGCTGTCCAGTCACAGCATCTTATCGCCAGCCAGCGGCCGACCCTTGGCTATTCCCAGCCAGGACATCGTGCTGGGGATCTATTACCTGACCAAGGTGAAGCGCGGCGACAAGGGCGAAGGGATGCTCTTCTCCTCGCCGGACGAGGTGATCATCGCCCACAACAATGGGGTAGTTGGTCTCCATGCCCGCATCAAAGTGCGGCTGGATGGCCGGGTCATCGAGACGACTACTGGGCGGGTCATCTTCAACCAGTGCGTGCCGCGGGAACTCGGCTTCTACAACGAGCTCCTGACCAAGAAGCGCATCGAGCAGATCGTCTACGACTGCTACCGGCGTCTGGGGAGTGTGCGCACCACAGAGTTCCTGGACCAGTTGAAGGACATCGGCTTCCACTACGCCATGGTATCCGGGGCGACGGTGGGCATGACTGATGTGCTCATCCCGCCTGAGAAGCAGGCCATACTGCAGAGTGCTACTCAGGCCGTGGAAGCCATTCAGAAGCAGTACGAGCGGGGCGTGATCACTGACGGTGAGCGCTACAACCGGACCATCGACGTCTGGACGCACGCCACCAACGAAGTGACCGAGAAGATGTTCGAGGGGCTGCGGGACGACAAGGAAGGCTTCAATCCCATCTTCATGATGGCTGATTCCGGAGCCCGGGGCTCGCAGGACCAGATCCGCCAGCTGGCGGGCATGCGCGGACTGATGGCCAAACCCCAGAAGAAGATGATTGGCCAGATGGGCGAAATCATCGAAAACCCGATCACGGCCAACTTCCGCGAAGGTCTCTCCGTGCTGGAGTACTTTATCTCCACGCATGGCGCGCGCAAGGGTCTTGCTGACACAGCCCTGAAGACTGCTGATGCTGGCTACCTGACCAGGAGGCTGGTCGACGTCGCCAATGACGTGGTGGTGACCATGAAGGACTGTGGCACCATCCTCGGCGTGCGCACCGGAGCCCTCAAGGAGGGCGAGGAGGTCATTGAGCCGCTCATCGACCGGATTGTGGGCCGCGTTGCTGCGGAGGACGTCTATCACCCCGATACCAATGAGGTGATGGTGCAAGCTGGCCAGCTTATTGACGAAGAGTTGGGCCAAGCCATCGTCGACGCCGGCATTGAGGAGGTGAGCATCCGTTCGGTGCTCACCTGTGCTGCTCGACGCGGTGTGTGCGCCATGTGTTATGGCCGCAACCTGGCTACCGGCCGCATGGTGCAAGTCGGCGAAGCTGTTGGGGTGATGGCCGCACAGTCCATCGGCGAGCCTGGCACGCAGCTGACCCTGCGTACCTTCCACATCGGTGGCACGGCGTCGCGCATCGCTGCCCAGAGCAGCGTGGTCACCAAGCGGGCTGGCACACTGCAATACGAAAATGTGAGAGCCATCCCGCAGGAGGATGGATCGCAAATCTGCATTTCGCGCACTGGGCGGATCAACATTGTTGATGAGAACAACCGGGTGGTGGAAAAGTACACCGTTCCTTATGGCGCCACCATCCTGAAACAAGAGGGCCAGAGCATCGGCAAGGGTGAGGTGCTCTTCCAGTGGGATCCCTACAGCGCGAGCATCATCTCCACCCATAGCGGGACGGTGAGGTTCGAGGACATCAAGGAGAATGTCACCTACCGAGAAGAGCTGGATGAGACCACGGGCCTGAAGCAGAGCGTTATCATCGAGGCGCGCAACCGCAGTCTCAACCCGCAGGTCTTGGTGGTCGACGCAAAGGGCAAAGTTCTTGCTCGCCATCATATGCCGGTGCGGGCGTTCCTGCAGGTGCGCGAGGGACAGGAGATCAAAGCGGGGCAGGTGATCGCCAAGATCCCCCGGGAAATCGCCAAGACTCGCGACATCACCGGTGGACTCCCGCGGGTGGCCGAGCTGTTCGAGGCGCGGCGGCCGAAGGACCCAGCAGTGGTCAGTGAGATCGACGGCATCGTCAGCTTCGGTGAAATCCGCCGCGGCGTGCGGAGGATCGTGGTCACCTCCGAGGATGGTCACGACCAGCGCACGTACACCATCCCCTACGGCAAGCACGTCTTGGTACATGACGGCGACCGGGTGCGTGCGGGCGAAAAGCTGTCCGAAGGGGCCGTGGCACCCCATGACATCCTGGCGATCATGGGCGCCAATAAGGTGCAGGAATATCTGCTGAACGAAATCCAGGAGGTCTATCGCCT contains these protein-coding regions:
- the rpoC gene encoding DNA-directed RNA polymerase subunit beta'; this translates as MGRGPTTAIAIGLASPDKILERSYGEVTKPETINYRSFKPEKDGLFCEKIFGPVRDWECHCGKYKRVRYKGIVCDRCGVEVTQKSVRRERMGHITLAVPVVHIWYWKSIPSKIGYLLNMSSKELEKIIYYESYVVIQPGRSGLRAKELISEEEYLRIINEYPELVQTENEEDRFVAKMGGEAILDLLKRVDIQKLSEELRQQAKTETSVQRRMECLKRLKVIEAFRRSGLNGRENKPEWMVMTVIPVIPPELRPLVPLEGGRFATSDLNDLYRRVIIRNNRLKKLLEIKAPEVILRNEKRMLQEAVDSLFDNSRKASAVRGDSNRALKSLSDMLRGKQGRFRQNLLGKRIDYSGRSVIVVGPELKLHECGLPKEMALELFKPFIIRKLIERGMVKTVKSAKKVVDRRGAEVWAILEEIIQDHPVMLNRAPTLHRLGIQAFQPLLIEGKAIQIHPLVCAAFNADFDGDQMAVHVPLSYYAQIEAKLLMLSSHSILSPASGRPLAIPSQDIVLGIYYLTKVKRGDKGEGMLFSSPDEVIIAHNNGVVGLHARIKVRLDGRVIETTTGRVIFNQCVPRELGFYNELLTKKRIEQIVYDCYRRLGSVRTTEFLDQLKDIGFHYAMVSGATVGMTDVLIPPEKQAILQSATQAVEAIQKQYERGVITDGERYNRTIDVWTHATNEVTEKMFEGLRDDKEGFNPIFMMADSGARGSQDQIRQLAGMRGLMAKPQKKMIGQMGEIIENPITANFREGLSVLEYFISTHGARKGLADTALKTADAGYLTRRLVDVANDVVVTMKDCGTILGVRTGALKEGEEVIEPLIDRIVGRVAAEDVYHPDTNEVMVQAGQLIDEELGQAIVDAGIEEVSIRSVLTCAARRGVCAMCYGRNLATGRMVQVGEAVGVMAAQSIGEPGTQLTLRTFHIGGTASRIAAQSSVVTKRAGTLQYENVRAIPQEDGSQICISRTGRINIVDENNRVVEKYTVPYGATILKQEGQSIGKGEVLFQWDPYSASIISTHSGTVRFEDIKENVTYREELDETTGLKQSVIIEARNRSLNPQVLVVDAKGKVLARHHMPVRAFLQVREGQEIKAGQVIAKIPREIAKTRDITGGLPRVAELFEARRPKDPAVVSEIDGIVSFGEIRRGVRRIVVTSEDGHDQRTYTIPYGKHVLVHDGDRVRAGEKLSEGAVAPHDILAIMGANKVQEYLLNEIQEVYRLQGVRINDKHIEIIVRQMLQKVRIEDPGDTDYLEGDQVDRLSFMEENDRMKEQMVITAPGDSNWRVGQRVNAAEFKEVCATLEKDGKRVPEARPAKPATFEPLLLGITKASLSTDSFISAASFQETTRVLADASVEGKIDRLLGLKENVVMGNLIPAGTGLAKYRDIRVFAPSQEEAEQVSTEVAASK